Proteins from a genomic interval of Lycium ferocissimum isolate CSIRO_LF1 chromosome 2, AGI_CSIRO_Lferr_CH_V1, whole genome shotgun sequence:
- the LOC132036313 gene encoding BTB/POZ domain-containing protein SR1IP1-like isoform X1 encodes MDLGLEETAQPSTHVNMISTKRKELVSNVMKRTSEWILSQNIPSDITVHVGRTSFTLHKFPLFSKCGFIRKIVSKTSDAKLSAIEIPDLPGGAEAFEFAAKFCYDINFEISSENIALLRCVAEYLEMTDDYAAGNLVGLTEAYLNQVALKSIASSVSILHSSEKLLPIAEDIKLVNRSIDTIAYIVCKDSQLCKSGRIEVDVNGLTSSTFSNRKPSVDLWAEDLTILRIDFFQRVLIAMMARGFKQYALGPVLMLYAQKSLRCLDTSGNGRKKVEARKEHEKRVVLETIVSLLPREKNALSVSFLSMLLRAAIYLETTVACRVDLERRMSLQLGQAILDDLLIPSYSLTGDTLFDVETVKRIMMNFLEYEMVGNRLGFINEENASPSASDKKKVGKLMQDYLAKIASDSNLSVSEFISVAEVIPEQSRIIEDMMYKAIDMYLKAHPALSDIERKIVCKVMNCQKLTREACAHAAQNERLPVQTVMQVLYTEQKRLREVMDVSLVGADLSSLPSKFSTDIPLATDEVSSLKRENQDLKFELVKMKMKLKDTENCDDKSAASTHLGITTPPSDKPRLPRKSFISAVSRKFGKLYESFGADEVMMSSPSKEKNKPSRDRRYSIS; translated from the exons ATGGATCTTGGTTTAGAGGAGACTGCACAACCCTCTACTCATGTTAACATGATATCGACTAAGAGAAAAGAGCTTGTTTCCAATGTTATGAAAAGGACCTCCGAATG GATTTTATCCCAGAATATCCCAAGTGATATAACTGTTCATGTTGGAAGAACTTCCTTTACTCTGCACAAG TTCCCACTATTCTCAAAGTGTGGATTCATAAGGAAGATCGTCTCAAAAACCAGTGATGCTAAGCTTTCTGCAATTGAAATCCCTGACCTTCCTGGTGGAGCAGAGGCATTTGAATTTGCAGCAAAATTTTGTTATGATATAAACTTTGAGATAAGCTCAGAAAACATTGCATTGCTTAGATGTGTGGCAGAATATCTTGAGATGACAGATGACTATGCAGCTGGAAATTTGGTAGGATTAACAGAGGCCTACTTAAATCAAGTAGCACTTAAGAGCATTGCAAGTTCAGTTTCCATTTTGCACTCTTCAGAAAAGCTTCTTCCCATTGCAGAAGATATAAAATTGGTAAACAGAAGCATAGACACAATCGCATACATAGTATGCAAGGATAGCCAATTATGTAAGTCAGGTAGAATAGAGGTTGACGTTAATGGCTTGACTTcctccacattttcaaatcGGAAGCCAAGTGTTGATTTGTGGGCTGAGGATTTAACTATCCTAagaattgatttttttcaaaGGGTTTTGATTGCCATGATGGCAAGGGGATTCAAACAGTATGCACTTGGGCCAGTATTGATGCTATATGCGCAGAAATCCCTTCGATGTTTG GATACATCAGGAAATGGGAGGAAAAAGGTTGAGGCAAGAAAAGAACATGAAAAAAGGGTTGTTTTAGAAACCATTGTTAGTCTATTGCCGAGGGAGAAAAATGCCTTGTCAGTTAGCTTTCTCTCAATGCTTCTCCGAGCTGCAATATATCTAGAAACCACAGTTGCTTGCAGGGTCGATTTGGAGAGGAGAATGTCATTGCAACTTGGACAGGCCATATTAGATGATTTATTAATTCCTTCATATTCATTAACTGGAGACACATTGTTTGATGTTGAAACCGTGAAACGTATTAtgatgaattttctagagtatGAAATGGTGGGAAATCGATTAGGCTTCATCAACGAAGAGAATGCGTCTCCATCGGCAAGTGACAAGAAGAAAGTTGGGAAACTCATGCAAGATTATCTTGCTAAAATAGCCTCTGACAGTAATCTCTCTGTATCAGAGTTTATTAGTGTTGCTGAAGTCATTCCAGAGCAATCAAGGATCATAGAAGATATGATGTACAAAGCCATTGACATGTATTTGAAG GCACATCCAGCTCTAAGTGACAttgagaggaaaatagtttgcAAGGTTATGAACTGTCAAAAGCTAACTCGAGAAGCTTGTGCACATGCTGCTCAGAATGAGAGGCTCCCTGTTCAGACTGTTATGCAAGTACTTTACACCGAGCAAAAACGCCTTCGTGAAGTTATGGATGTTAGTCTAGTAGGGGCAGatctttcttctcttccatCTAAATTCTCTACTGACATTCCCCTTGCTACAGATGAAGTCTCAAGTCTGAAAAGAGAAAATCAGGATCTAAAATTTGAGCtagtgaaaatgaaaatgaaattgaaagataCCGAAAACTGTGATGACAAATCAGCTGCTAGCACCCATTTGGGGATCACTACTCCACCTTCGGATAAGCCTCGTTTGCCAAGAAAATCTTT
- the LOC132036303 gene encoding uncharacterized protein At2g23090-like: protein MGGGNGQKAKMARERNAEKLKAGKGSQLDTNKKAMNIQCKVCMQTFMCTTSEVKCKEHAEAKHPKSDLFACFPHLKK, encoded by the exons ATGGGTGGTGGCAACGGTCAGAAAGCCAAGATGGCTCGCGAAAGGAATGCCGAGAAACTCAAGGCTGGCAAAG GAAGTCAGCTCGATACGAACAAAAAGGCCATGAATATCCAG TGCAAGGTGTGTATGCAGACATTTATGTGCACAACATCGGAGGTGAAGTGTAAGGAACATGCTGAAGCAAAACACCCAAAATCTGATCTCTTTGCTTGTTTTCCGCATCTCAAAAAGTGA
- the LOC132036313 gene encoding BTB/POZ domain-containing protein SR1IP1-like isoform X2: MQFPLFSKCGFIRKIVSKTSDAKLSAIEIPDLPGGAEAFEFAAKFCYDINFEISSENIALLRCVAEYLEMTDDYAAGNLVGLTEAYLNQVALKSIASSVSILHSSEKLLPIAEDIKLVNRSIDTIAYIVCKDSQLCKSGRIEVDVNGLTSSTFSNRKPSVDLWAEDLTILRIDFFQRVLIAMMARGFKQYALGPVLMLYAQKSLRCLDTSGNGRKKVEARKEHEKRVVLETIVSLLPREKNALSVSFLSMLLRAAIYLETTVACRVDLERRMSLQLGQAILDDLLIPSYSLTGDTLFDVETVKRIMMNFLEYEMVGNRLGFINEENASPSASDKKKVGKLMQDYLAKIASDSNLSVSEFISVAEVIPEQSRIIEDMMYKAIDMYLKAHPALSDIERKIVCKVMNCQKLTREACAHAAQNERLPVQTVMQVLYTEQKRLREVMDVSLVGADLSSLPSKFSTDIPLATDEVSSLKRENQDLKFELVKMKMKLKDTENCDDKSAASTHLGITTPPSDKPRLPRKSFISAVSRKFGKLYESFGADEVMMSSPSKEKNKPSRDRRYSIS; encoded by the exons ATGCAGTTCCCACTATTCTCAAAGTGTGGATTCATAAGGAAGATCGTCTCAAAAACCAGTGATGCTAAGCTTTCTGCAATTGAAATCCCTGACCTTCCTGGTGGAGCAGAGGCATTTGAATTTGCAGCAAAATTTTGTTATGATATAAACTTTGAGATAAGCTCAGAAAACATTGCATTGCTTAGATGTGTGGCAGAATATCTTGAGATGACAGATGACTATGCAGCTGGAAATTTGGTAGGATTAACAGAGGCCTACTTAAATCAAGTAGCACTTAAGAGCATTGCAAGTTCAGTTTCCATTTTGCACTCTTCAGAAAAGCTTCTTCCCATTGCAGAAGATATAAAATTGGTAAACAGAAGCATAGACACAATCGCATACATAGTATGCAAGGATAGCCAATTATGTAAGTCAGGTAGAATAGAGGTTGACGTTAATGGCTTGACTTcctccacattttcaaatcGGAAGCCAAGTGTTGATTTGTGGGCTGAGGATTTAACTATCCTAagaattgatttttttcaaaGGGTTTTGATTGCCATGATGGCAAGGGGATTCAAACAGTATGCACTTGGGCCAGTATTGATGCTATATGCGCAGAAATCCCTTCGATGTTTG GATACATCAGGAAATGGGAGGAAAAAGGTTGAGGCAAGAAAAGAACATGAAAAAAGGGTTGTTTTAGAAACCATTGTTAGTCTATTGCCGAGGGAGAAAAATGCCTTGTCAGTTAGCTTTCTCTCAATGCTTCTCCGAGCTGCAATATATCTAGAAACCACAGTTGCTTGCAGGGTCGATTTGGAGAGGAGAATGTCATTGCAACTTGGACAGGCCATATTAGATGATTTATTAATTCCTTCATATTCATTAACTGGAGACACATTGTTTGATGTTGAAACCGTGAAACGTATTAtgatgaattttctagagtatGAAATGGTGGGAAATCGATTAGGCTTCATCAACGAAGAGAATGCGTCTCCATCGGCAAGTGACAAGAAGAAAGTTGGGAAACTCATGCAAGATTATCTTGCTAAAATAGCCTCTGACAGTAATCTCTCTGTATCAGAGTTTATTAGTGTTGCTGAAGTCATTCCAGAGCAATCAAGGATCATAGAAGATATGATGTACAAAGCCATTGACATGTATTTGAAG GCACATCCAGCTCTAAGTGACAttgagaggaaaatagtttgcAAGGTTATGAACTGTCAAAAGCTAACTCGAGAAGCTTGTGCACATGCTGCTCAGAATGAGAGGCTCCCTGTTCAGACTGTTATGCAAGTACTTTACACCGAGCAAAAACGCCTTCGTGAAGTTATGGATGTTAGTCTAGTAGGGGCAGatctttcttctcttccatCTAAATTCTCTACTGACATTCCCCTTGCTACAGATGAAGTCTCAAGTCTGAAAAGAGAAAATCAGGATCTAAAATTTGAGCtagtgaaaatgaaaatgaaattgaaagataCCGAAAACTGTGATGACAAATCAGCTGCTAGCACCCATTTGGGGATCACTACTCCACCTTCGGATAAGCCTCGTTTGCCAAGAAAATCTTT